In a genomic window of Corynebacterium choanae:
- a CDS encoding multifunctional oxoglutarate decarboxylase/oxoglutarate dehydrogenase thiamine pyrophosphate-binding subunit/dihydrolipoyllysine-residue succinyltransferase subunit gives MSSDSTFGQNQWLVDVMFQQYTEDPNSVDQEWRNYFANNAGAAGTPPAASQAKQPAPATPKQGLGLQEPTPQPRKVAEKAQHTGTADGVHPNKNAGNIAPQAAKPQAANVPDPQVKKPQRPASPLADTKPMPEAGKTPLAGIAKAIAKNMDLSLEVPTATSVRDMPARLMFENRSMINEQLARTRGGKISFTHILGYALIKAVMVHPDMNNAYDIVDGKPTLVVPEHINLGLAIDLPQKDGARALVVAAIKECETLSFGEFVTAYEDIVARGRKGKLTGKDFAGVTITLTNPGGIGTRHSVPRLTKGQGAIIGVGSMDYPAEFAGASEDRLAELGVGKLVTITSTYDHRVIQGAESGEFLRTMSRLLVDDAFWDDIFADMRVPYTPMRWSQDLPNTGVDKNTRVMQLIEAYRSRGHLIADTNPLHYQQPGMPIPDHRDLDIATHGLTLWDLDRTFHVGGFAGKETMTLREVLKKLRNAYTLKVGSEYTHILDRDERTWLQDRLEAGINKPTNAEQKYILQKLNAAEAFENFLQTKYVGQKRFSLEGAESLIPLMDAAIDTAAGQGLDEVVIAMPHRGRLNVLANIVGKPLHTLFNEFEGNIDPAQAGGSGDVKYHLGAEGQHIQMFGDGEIKVSLTANPSHLEAVNPVMEGIARAKQDLLDKGEDGFSVVPILLHGDAAFAGLGIVPETINLAQLRGYTVGGTIHIVVNNQIGFTTTPDSGRSMHYATDIAKAFGCPVFHVNGDDPEAVVWVGRMATEYRRRFGKDVFIDLVCYRKRGHNEADDPSMTQPQMYEIIDNRDSVREKYCADLLGRGDLSEADADAVARDFHDQMEAVFNEVKKAEKQKAKAQEGIQAAQQLPHGLDTSITREELVEIGEAYGQLPDDFHVHPRVKPVADKRAASAREGGIDWGWGELIAFGSLANAGKLVRLAGEDSRRGTFTQRHAVLIDSETSQEHNPLDELARTKGDGKFLVYNSALTEYAGMGFEYGYSVGNLDAVVAWEAQFGDFANGAQTIIDEYLCSGEAKWGQLSKVILLLPHGYEGMGPDHSSARIERYLQLCAEGSMTVAHPSTPANHFHLLRRHALGDLKRPLVVFTPKSMLRNKDAVSSVEDFTEVTKFRSVINDPNLVDINGKKIGDCDKVTTILLTSGKLYYELEKRRKKDGRDDVAIIRQEMLHPIPHNRLKEAFDCFPNAKEVRWCQEEPANQGAWPFLVMHFPEVLPDMPKLKRVSRRAQSSTATGLAKVHQFEQAQLIDEAFAK, from the coding sequence GTGAGCAGCGACAGTACTTTCGGCCAGAATCAGTGGCTGGTAGATGTGATGTTCCAGCAGTACACCGAGGATCCCAACTCGGTGGACCAGGAATGGCGCAACTATTTCGCTAACAATGCAGGGGCTGCCGGTACACCACCGGCAGCGTCGCAGGCCAAGCAACCAGCCCCGGCAACTCCAAAGCAAGGGTTAGGGTTGCAAGAACCCACCCCGCAGCCGCGCAAGGTTGCTGAAAAAGCGCAACACACTGGCACCGCTGACGGGGTTCACCCGAATAAAAATGCCGGCAATATTGCCCCGCAGGCGGCCAAACCACAGGCCGCCAACGTTCCTGATCCGCAGGTGAAAAAGCCTCAGCGGCCAGCTTCCCCGTTAGCGGACACCAAGCCGATGCCGGAAGCTGGGAAAACCCCGCTGGCAGGGATTGCGAAGGCAATCGCGAAGAACATGGATCTGTCGCTGGAGGTGCCAACGGCTACCAGTGTGCGCGACATGCCGGCACGGTTGATGTTCGAAAACCGCTCGATGATCAACGAGCAGCTGGCACGAACCCGCGGCGGGAAAATCTCGTTTACCCATATCTTGGGGTATGCGCTCATCAAAGCAGTGATGGTGCATCCGGATATGAACAATGCCTACGACATTGTCGACGGTAAACCGACCCTGGTTGTTCCTGAACACATCAATCTTGGGTTGGCTATCGACCTGCCGCAGAAAGATGGCGCCCGGGCGCTGGTGGTGGCAGCGATCAAAGAATGCGAAACACTGTCCTTTGGTGAATTCGTTACCGCCTATGAGGATATTGTCGCCCGCGGCCGTAAGGGCAAGCTCACCGGGAAAGACTTTGCCGGTGTCACCATCACCTTGACGAACCCTGGTGGTATCGGAACCCGCCATTCGGTGCCGCGCCTGACCAAGGGGCAAGGTGCCATCATCGGTGTCGGTTCGATGGATTACCCGGCCGAATTTGCTGGCGCTTCCGAGGATCGTCTCGCCGAACTTGGTGTCGGCAAACTGGTGACTATCACCTCTACCTATGACCACCGGGTGATCCAGGGTGCCGAGTCAGGCGAGTTCTTGCGCACGATGAGCCGTCTGCTCGTCGATGATGCATTCTGGGATGATATTTTCGCCGACATGCGGGTGCCATATACCCCGATGCGCTGGTCGCAGGATCTGCCAAACACCGGTGTCGATAAAAACACCCGGGTTATGCAGCTCATTGAGGCCTACCGTTCCCGCGGCCATCTCATCGCCGACACTAATCCGCTGCACTATCAGCAGCCGGGCATGCCAATCCCAGATCACCGCGATTTGGATATCGCCACACATGGACTCACCCTGTGGGATTTGGATCGTACCTTCCACGTCGGCGGGTTCGCGGGCAAAGAAACCATGACGCTGCGCGAAGTCTTAAAGAAACTTCGCAACGCCTACACTTTGAAGGTGGGCAGCGAATACACCCATATTCTTGACCGCGATGAGCGCACCTGGCTGCAGGATCGCCTCGAGGCGGGCATCAACAAGCCAACGAATGCGGAACAAAAGTACATTCTGCAAAAACTCAACGCTGCAGAAGCTTTCGAAAACTTCCTGCAAACCAAATATGTTGGCCAGAAGCGGTTCTCCCTCGAGGGTGCCGAATCGCTTATTCCGCTGATGGATGCCGCTATTGACACTGCGGCCGGCCAAGGCTTGGACGAAGTAGTCATCGCCATGCCGCACCGTGGCCGTCTCAATGTGCTGGCCAATATTGTTGGCAAGCCGCTGCACACCCTGTTCAACGAGTTTGAAGGCAATATTGATCCTGCCCAAGCCGGTGGCTCTGGTGACGTGAAATATCACCTTGGTGCAGAGGGCCAACATATTCAAATGTTTGGCGACGGTGAGATTAAAGTCTCGCTGACTGCGAACCCCTCCCACCTAGAAGCAGTCAACCCGGTGATGGAAGGTATCGCACGGGCAAAGCAGGATCTGCTCGACAAGGGCGAAGACGGATTCTCTGTGGTGCCGATCCTGTTGCACGGCGACGCTGCCTTTGCCGGGTTGGGTATCGTCCCTGAGACCATCAACTTAGCCCAGCTGCGCGGCTACACCGTCGGTGGCACCATCCACATTGTGGTGAATAACCAGATCGGCTTTACCACCACCCCGGATTCCGGCCGCTCAATGCACTACGCCACCGATATTGCGAAAGCCTTCGGCTGCCCAGTCTTCCACGTCAATGGGGATGATCCAGAAGCAGTCGTGTGGGTTGGTCGGATGGCGACCGAATACCGTCGCCGCTTCGGCAAGGATGTGTTCATCGACCTGGTGTGCTACCGCAAGCGTGGCCACAACGAAGCCGATGATCCATCAATGACCCAGCCGCAAATGTATGAGATCATCGACAACCGCGACTCGGTGCGGGAAAAGTACTGTGCCGATCTGCTTGGCCGCGGTGACCTCTCCGAGGCAGATGCCGATGCGGTTGCCCGCGACTTCCACGATCAAATGGAAGCCGTGTTCAATGAGGTGAAGAAAGCCGAAAAGCAAAAAGCTAAGGCACAAGAAGGCATTCAAGCAGCTCAACAGCTTCCACACGGGTTGGACACCTCCATCACCCGGGAAGAACTCGTCGAGATCGGCGAAGCCTACGGGCAGCTGCCGGACGACTTCCATGTGCATCCACGTGTCAAGCCGGTGGCTGATAAGCGTGCAGCTTCCGCCCGGGAAGGTGGCATTGACTGGGGTTGGGGTGAGCTTATCGCCTTCGGTTCGCTGGCCAACGCCGGCAAGCTTGTGCGTCTCGCCGGTGAAGATTCCCGCCGCGGCACCTTCACCCAGCGGCATGCCGTACTCATCGACTCGGAAACCTCCCAGGAGCACAATCCGCTCGACGAACTTGCCCGCACCAAGGGCGACGGCAAATTCCTGGTGTACAACTCGGCGCTGACCGAATACGCCGGTATGGGCTTCGAATACGGCTATTCGGTGGGCAACCTTGATGCCGTGGTCGCTTGGGAAGCACAGTTCGGTGACTTCGCCAATGGTGCGCAAACCATCATCGACGAATACTTGTGCTCTGGTGAAGCGAAGTGGGGCCAGCTATCGAAGGTGATCCTGCTGCTGCCACACGGTTATGAAGGCATGGGGCCTGACCACTCCTCGGCTCGTATCGAACGGTATCTGCAACTGTGTGCAGAAGGTTCGATGACAGTCGCTCACCCGTCGACACCGGCCAACCACTTCCATCTGCTGCGCCGCCACGCCCTCGGGGATCTGAAACGACCACTGGTGGTCTTCACTCCGAAGTCGATGCTGCGCAACAAAGATGCCGTCTCCAGTGTGGAAGATTTCACCGAAGTCACCAAGTTCCGCAGCGTGATCAACGATCCAAATCTGGTCGACATCAACGGTAAGAAGATCGGCGACTGCGACAAGGTCACCACCATTTTGCTGACTTCCGGCAAGCTCTACTACGAGCTGGAGAAGCGACGCAAAAAGGATGGCCGCGACGATGTTGCGATTATCCGCCAAGAGATGCTGCATCCAATTCCGCACAACCGGCTTAAGGAAGCCTTCGACTGCTTCCCGAATGCGAAGGAAGTGCGCTGGTGCCAGGAAGAGCCCGCAAACCAGGGCGCATGGCCATTCCTGGTGATGCACTTCCCTGAGGTGCTGCCTGATATGCCGAAGCTGAAGCGGGTATCGCGCCGTGCACAGTCTTCCACTGCCACCGGTTTGGCGAAGGTTCACCAATTTGAGCAGGCACAGCTTATTGACGAAGCGTTCGCCAAATAG
- a CDS encoding magnesium transporter MgtE N-terminal domain-containing protein, with product MSENTKVYAGRLSGMVVRGPDMDVIGRVRDVAVAVRPSPNPTRALGLVVEMVGSKKIFVPMLRIAAIDPQEIVLVTGSVSMRAYSSRAGELTVLGDIVGSRVHVDDPEFDHLKGRALEIADVELERTRSRDWVISRVALFEDKPKFGRRPKLAILGWHHVHGLGAGGAGAPDATAELIASFEDMRPADIAAKLTSLTARQREQIANELDDERLADIMQELSEERQAELLEAFDIERAADVLEEMDPDDAADLLGELPDDKADVLLELMDPVESAPVRRLMTFNDNTVGALMTPEPLVVTPQTTVAEALAIARDPDVPTSLSSMVFVVRPPTATPTGRYLGCVHLQRLLREPPSQLVGGVLDQDVPALLADDDQETAARFFATYNLVCGPVLDEDKHLLGAVAVDDLLDHLLPDDWRDQGLRPESP from the coding sequence ATGAGCGAAAACACGAAAGTCTATGCCGGCCGGCTATCGGGGATGGTGGTTCGCGGCCCTGACATGGATGTGATTGGACGTGTCCGGGATGTTGCGGTGGCGGTGCGTCCTTCCCCAAATCCGACAAGAGCGTTGGGGCTTGTCGTGGAGATGGTGGGCAGTAAAAAGATTTTCGTGCCGATGCTGCGGATTGCGGCTATCGATCCGCAAGAAATTGTGTTGGTTACCGGTTCGGTGTCGATGCGGGCATATTCCTCCCGCGCCGGCGAATTGACGGTGCTGGGAGATATTGTTGGTTCCCGGGTGCATGTGGATGATCCAGAGTTTGATCATCTCAAGGGGCGTGCCTTAGAGATTGCCGACGTGGAGTTGGAACGTACCCGTAGCCGGGATTGGGTGATCTCCCGGGTGGCGTTATTTGAAGATAAGCCGAAGTTTGGGCGGCGTCCAAAGCTGGCGATTCTTGGCTGGCATCATGTGCACGGTTTAGGTGCCGGTGGTGCGGGTGCCCCAGATGCGACCGCCGAGCTGATTGCCTCCTTTGAAGATATGCGGCCGGCTGATATTGCTGCGAAGCTCACCTCGTTGACTGCCCGGCAGCGGGAGCAGATCGCCAACGAGCTTGATGATGAGCGTCTTGCCGATATTATGCAGGAGCTTTCCGAGGAGCGGCAGGCTGAACTGTTGGAAGCGTTCGATATTGAACGTGCAGCAGACGTGCTCGAGGAGATGGATCCGGACGACGCAGCAGACCTGCTGGGGGAGCTGCCTGATGATAAAGCTGATGTGCTCCTGGAGCTGATGGATCCAGTGGAGTCCGCACCGGTTCGCCGGTTGATGACGTTTAATGACAACACGGTCGGTGCGCTGATGACCCCGGAGCCGCTGGTGGTGACACCGCAGACTACGGTGGCTGAAGCATTAGCTATTGCCCGCGATCCGGATGTGCCCACTTCCTTGTCGTCGATGGTGTTTGTGGTACGCCCACCAACTGCTACCCCAACCGGCCGCTATTTGGGGTGTGTGCATTTACAGCGGCTGCTGCGAGAACCTCCTTCACAGCTGGTTGGCGGGGTGTTGGATCAGGATGTGCCGGCACTGTTAGCCGATGATGATCAAGAAACAGCCGCCCGATTTTTTGCCACCTATAACCTGGTATGCGGCCCGGTGCTGGATGAGGATAAGCATCTGCTCGGGGCGGTGGCGGTCGACGATCTGCTCGATCACCTGCTGCCGGATGATTGGCGTGATCAGGGGCTACGTCCCGAATCCCCGTAA
- the corA gene encoding magnesium/cobalt transporter CorA, with the protein MTDTQRKRRTTPVRLAAPDTLEDAVERVSVYVDGAPVEGDFTHDSALAYARSHGGWVWLGLLEPAESQMVDIARAYSVHELITEDAVSAHQRPKVERYDDQLFFVVRSVAYKEHESVADTKEVIETGEVQMIVGQDFIITIRHGKSSTVRGVRNVMNTSPEQCKLGPAVVAWMIADRLVDEYVRIAGVLQTDVDDLEDEVFAPDESFDIEQIYTLKREILEMRHSIEPLAGALRSLIRYHDDIFDKELSSYLRDVLDHELIAIDMVASYDERLSALINAGVAMISLQQNEDMRKISALVGMVAPPTMIAGIYGMNFDYMPELSMRYGYFLILGVMAVAVLVMWLLMRRAKWL; encoded by the coding sequence ATGACTGACACACAACGGAAACGCCGCACAACCCCGGTTCGTCTCGCAGCACCTGACACGTTGGAAGACGCCGTCGAACGGGTTTCGGTGTATGTCGATGGGGCTCCCGTCGAGGGCGACTTCACCCACGATTCCGCCCTGGCCTATGCCCGCAGTCACGGCGGCTGGGTGTGGCTTGGGCTGCTGGAGCCGGCGGAAAGCCAAATGGTTGATATTGCTCGGGCGTATTCCGTGCACGAACTGATCACCGAGGATGCTGTTTCCGCGCATCAACGTCCCAAAGTTGAACGCTACGACGATCAATTGTTTTTCGTGGTTCGATCAGTCGCCTACAAGGAACACGAGTCAGTTGCTGACACCAAAGAAGTGATTGAAACTGGCGAAGTGCAAATGATTGTCGGCCAGGATTTCATTATCACCATCCGCCATGGGAAATCGTCGACTGTCCGTGGGGTACGCAATGTGATGAACACCAGCCCTGAACAGTGCAAGCTTGGCCCGGCTGTGGTGGCGTGGATGATTGCCGACCGTTTGGTTGACGAGTATGTGCGGATCGCCGGAGTGCTGCAAACCGATGTCGATGATTTGGAAGATGAGGTGTTTGCACCTGATGAATCTTTCGACATTGAACAGATCTACACCTTAAAACGAGAGATCCTTGAAATGCGGCATTCCATCGAACCGCTTGCCGGGGCGTTGCGTAGCCTCATCCGCTACCATGACGATATTTTCGATAAAGAGTTGAGCTCGTATTTGCGGGATGTGCTCGACCATGAACTGATCGCAATCGATATGGTCGCCTCATATGATGAGCGTCTTTCTGCCCTGATCAATGCTGGCGTGGCAATGATTTCCCTCCAGCAGAACGAGGATATGCGCAAGATTTCTGCGTTGGTAGGAATGGTGGCACCACCGACGATGATCGCCGGTATTTACGGCATGAACTTCGACTATATGCCGGAGCTTTCGATGCGTTACGGCTACTTCCTTATTTTGGGGGTTATGGCTGTGGCAGTGCTGGTGATGTGGCTGCTCATGCGACGCGCTAAGTGGCTGTAA
- a CDS encoding DUF1003 domain-containing protein, whose protein sequence is MAEYNRTELDTPVAGQRRKLINIDGDKVGAFAEKVARFFGTGEYLFWQTVFVFVWVVLNIIGWDYKWDPYPFILLNLAFSTQAAYAAPLILLAQNRQEDRDRVIVAEDRRRSEQTKADTEFLARELASVRLAVGDTATRDYLRHELDSIRELIERLDAKIEDEWANRRQEQASELKENPLTTPRHGASQDAE, encoded by the coding sequence ATGGCCGAGTACAACCGCACCGAACTGGATACTCCTGTCGCCGGGCAACGCCGCAAGCTCATCAATATCGACGGTGACAAAGTGGGGGCGTTCGCAGAGAAGGTCGCCCGCTTTTTCGGCACTGGCGAGTACCTGTTCTGGCAGACCGTATTTGTGTTTGTGTGGGTGGTGCTCAACATTATCGGCTGGGACTACAAATGGGATCCGTATCCGTTTATTTTGCTGAACCTGGCGTTTTCCACCCAGGCCGCCTATGCCGCGCCGCTCATCCTGCTTGCCCAGAACCGGCAAGAAGACCGGGATCGGGTCATCGTTGCTGAGGATCGTCGCCGTAGTGAACAAACCAAAGCCGACACCGAGTTCCTTGCCCGGGAGCTTGCTAGTGTGCGGCTGGCTGTGGGCGATACCGCAACCCGTGACTATCTTCGCCACGAACTCGATAGCATTCGGGAACTCATTGAACGGTTGGATGCCAAAATTGAAGATGAGTGGGCTAACCGTCGCCAGGAACAGGCCAGCGAGTTGAAGGAAAACCCGTTGACCACTCCCCGCCACGGTGCCAGCCAAGATGCGGAATAG